The Ischnura elegans chromosome 1, ioIscEleg1.1, whole genome shotgun sequence genome contains a region encoding:
- the LOC124161857 gene encoding uncharacterized protein LOC124161857: MGILRRTAIYATMTLLVMSMLMEEVDARRKILLGRKAITRTYNKGTAIPAWGIVLMVSAGIIALGVILYFVLRKIILKDDDTDEP; encoded by the exons ATGGGCATCTTGAGGAGGACGGCAATTTACGCGACGATGACGCTAT TGGTAATGAGCATGCTCATGGAAGAGGTGGATGCACGACGTAAGATACTTCTGGGTAGAAAAGCAATCACCAGGACTTATAACA AGGGGACAGCAATTCCAGCATGGGGTATTGTGCTCATGGTGTCAGCCGGAATTATTGCATTGGGTGTCATTCTTTATTTTGTTCTACGTAAAATCATTCTCAAAGATGATGACACAGATGAGCCATAA